The Mastomys coucha isolate ucsf_1 unplaced genomic scaffold, UCSF_Mcou_1 pScaffold4, whole genome shotgun sequence genome has a segment encoding these proteins:
- the Stac3 gene encoding SH3 and cysteine-rich domain-containing protein 3 isoform X1: MHLGTSESTAYSLISCRMTEKEVVESPQPPFPGETPQSGLQRLKQLFKKGSPETAEMAPPPEPQANGEAVGAGGGPIYYIYEEEEEEEEEEEPPPEPPKLVNDKPHKFKDHFFKKPKFCDVCARMIVLNNKFGLRCKNCKTNIHEHCQSYVEMQRCFGKIPPGFRRAYSSPLYSNQQYAVSAANRNDPVFETLRVGVIMANKERKKGQADKKNPLAAMMEEEPESARPEEGKSQDGNNAEKDKKAEKKTPDDKHKQPGFQQSHYFVALYRFKALEKDDLDFPPGEKITVIDDSNEEWWRGKIGEKVGFFPPNFIIRVRAGERVHRVTRSFVGNREIGQITLKKDQIVVQKGDEAGGYVKVYTGRKVGLFPTDFLEEI, from the exons atgcACCTGGGCACTTCAGAAAGCACTGCATATTCTTTGATCAGCTGCAG GATGACAGAAAAGGAGGTGGTGGAGTCCCCTCAGCCCCCCTTTCCAGGAGAGACTCCGCAAAGTGGG CTACAGCGACTGAAGCAGTTATTCAAGAAGGGCTCTCCAGAGACAGCAGAGATGGCACCTCCCCCAGAGCCCCAGGCCAATGGAGAGGCGGTGGGTGCTGGGGGTGGGCCCATTTACTATATctatgaggaagaagaagaggaggaagaagaggaggaaccaCCCCCAGAGCCTCCCAAGCTTGTCAACGACAAGCCCCACAAGTTCAAAGATCACTTCTTCAAGAAGCCCAAGTTCTGTGATGTCTGTGCCCGGATGATTGTGC TCAATAACAAGTTTGGACTCCGCTGTAAGAACTGCAAAACCAACATCCATGAACACTGTCAGTCCTACGTGGAGATGCAGAGATGCTTTGGCAAGATC CCACCTGGTTTCCGTCGGGCCTATAGCTCCCCACTCTACAGCAACCAACAGTATGCTGTCT CTGCTGCCAATCGCAACGACCCCGTGTTCGAAACCCTTCGCGTCGGGGTGATCATGGCAAACAAGGAACGGAAGAAGGGACAGGCAGATAAGAAAAAT CCTCTGGCAGCCATGATGGAGGAGGAGCCAGAGTCAGccaggccagaggagggcaagTCACAGGACG GAAACAATGCAGAAAAGGACAAGAAGGCCGAGAAGAAAACTCCTGATGACAAA CACAAGCAGCCTGGTTTCCAGCAGTCTCATTACTTTGTGGCTCTCTATCGGTTCAAAGCCCTGGAGAAGGATGATCTGGATTTCCC GCCAGGGGAGAAGATCACAGTCATTGATGACTCCAATGAGGAGTGGTGGCGG GGGAAAATTGGAGAGAAGGTCGGATTCTTCCCTCCAAACTTCATCATTCGGGTCCGCGCTGGAGAGCGTGTACACCGCGTCACCAGATCCTTTGTGGGGAACCGAGAGATTGGGCAGATCACTCTCAAGAAGGACCAG ATCGTAGTGCAGAAAGGAGATGAAGCTGGTGGCTACGTCAAGGTCTACACCGGCCGCAAGGTGGGGCTGTTTCCCACCGACTTCCTGGAGGAGATTTAG
- the Stac3 gene encoding SH3 and cysteine-rich domain-containing protein 3 isoform X2, with product MTEKEVVESPQPPFPGETPQSGLQRLKQLFKKGSPETAEMAPPPEPQANGEAVGAGGGPIYYIYEEEEEEEEEEEPPPEPPKLVNDKPHKFKDHFFKKPKFCDVCARMIVLNNKFGLRCKNCKTNIHEHCQSYVEMQRCFGKIPPGFRRAYSSPLYSNQQYAVSAANRNDPVFETLRVGVIMANKERKKGQADKKNPLAAMMEEEPESARPEEGKSQDGNNAEKDKKAEKKTPDDKHKQPGFQQSHYFVALYRFKALEKDDLDFPPGEKITVIDDSNEEWWRGKIGEKVGFFPPNFIIRVRAGERVHRVTRSFVGNREIGQITLKKDQIVVQKGDEAGGYVKVYTGRKVGLFPTDFLEEI from the exons ATGACAGAAAAGGAGGTGGTGGAGTCCCCTCAGCCCCCCTTTCCAGGAGAGACTCCGCAAAGTGGG CTACAGCGACTGAAGCAGTTATTCAAGAAGGGCTCTCCAGAGACAGCAGAGATGGCACCTCCCCCAGAGCCCCAGGCCAATGGAGAGGCGGTGGGTGCTGGGGGTGGGCCCATTTACTATATctatgaggaagaagaagaggaggaagaagaggaggaaccaCCCCCAGAGCCTCCCAAGCTTGTCAACGACAAGCCCCACAAGTTCAAAGATCACTTCTTCAAGAAGCCCAAGTTCTGTGATGTCTGTGCCCGGATGATTGTGC TCAATAACAAGTTTGGACTCCGCTGTAAGAACTGCAAAACCAACATCCATGAACACTGTCAGTCCTACGTGGAGATGCAGAGATGCTTTGGCAAGATC CCACCTGGTTTCCGTCGGGCCTATAGCTCCCCACTCTACAGCAACCAACAGTATGCTGTCT CTGCTGCCAATCGCAACGACCCCGTGTTCGAAACCCTTCGCGTCGGGGTGATCATGGCAAACAAGGAACGGAAGAAGGGACAGGCAGATAAGAAAAAT CCTCTGGCAGCCATGATGGAGGAGGAGCCAGAGTCAGccaggccagaggagggcaagTCACAGGACG GAAACAATGCAGAAAAGGACAAGAAGGCCGAGAAGAAAACTCCTGATGACAAA CACAAGCAGCCTGGTTTCCAGCAGTCTCATTACTTTGTGGCTCTCTATCGGTTCAAAGCCCTGGAGAAGGATGATCTGGATTTCCC GCCAGGGGAGAAGATCACAGTCATTGATGACTCCAATGAGGAGTGGTGGCGG GGGAAAATTGGAGAGAAGGTCGGATTCTTCCCTCCAAACTTCATCATTCGGGTCCGCGCTGGAGAGCGTGTACACCGCGTCACCAGATCCTTTGTGGGGAACCGAGAGATTGGGCAGATCACTCTCAAGAAGGACCAG ATCGTAGTGCAGAAAGGAGATGAAGCTGGTGGCTACGTCAAGGTCTACACCGGCCGCAAGGTGGGGCTGTTTCCCACCGACTTCCTGGAGGAGATTTAG